The proteins below are encoded in one region of Candidatus Saccharimonadales bacterium:
- a CDS encoding site-specific DNA-methyltransferase: protein MPSIQFKGKTFVQNHHLAVPYHQLIPKKDKSLTESVSLHDNLVIQGDNLLALKALLPTYAGKIKCIYIDPPYNTGNEGWAYNDNVNSPLIKEWLKDKTPVDKEDLTRHDKWLCMMLPRLKLLRELLADDGVILVSIDDIEQARLKLLMDEVFQEHNFISTLVWKSRQNKDNRSLTGVSNDHEYVLAYARDIYVSKLFIGDERKVEQYSNPDNDPRGDWVSGNMVGILPESQRPNCHYELVNPDTGVNYGKPKLGWRYDKNTMSRLINEERILWPKEPTGRPRRKVFLSEMKDSTTGFSSVVGKDIYTRHGSADIDEIFGERKFDFPKPVAFVKSLLQQVTNEDSIVLDSFSGTGTTAQAVLELNKDDGGNRKFVLVEMEDYTDEITAERVRRVIKGIPKSKNENLKQGLGGTFSYFKLGDPIETEGILDGSKLPSYLELARYVYYTATGEEFNESKLNEGTGFIGSSKHHDVYMIYKPDIEYLKQTALTLNKARELRKKAGSRPLLVFAPTKYVESGELDELKIDFCQLPFEIYKVGK from the coding sequence ATGCCATCAATTCAGTTCAAGGGCAAAACGTTCGTACAGAATCATCACTTAGCCGTACCTTATCATCAGTTAATACCGAAAAAAGACAAGAGTCTGACCGAGTCTGTAAGCCTGCATGACAACCTAGTCATTCAGGGCGATAATCTCCTTGCTCTTAAGGCACTACTGCCTACGTACGCTGGAAAAATAAAATGTATATATATTGACCCGCCTTACAACACAGGTAATGAAGGTTGGGCGTACAACGATAATGTAAACAGCCCCTTAATAAAGGAATGGTTAAAAGACAAGACACCTGTTGATAAAGAAGATCTTACTCGGCATGACAAGTGGCTATGTATGATGTTACCGAGATTAAAGCTTTTACGAGAACTACTAGCAGATGATGGCGTCATATTAGTAAGCATTGATGATATTGAGCAAGCTAGGCTTAAGTTGCTAATGGACGAGGTATTTCAAGAGCATAACTTCATCAGTACATTGGTATGGAAGAGTAGGCAAAACAAAGACAATCGTAGCCTAACTGGCGTATCAAACGACCATGAATATGTACTGGCATACGCACGAGATATATATGTTTCTAAGTTGTTTATTGGAGATGAGCGAAAGGTGGAACAGTATAGCAATCCAGATAACGACCCTAGAGGCGACTGGGTGAGCGGAAATATGGTAGGCATACTACCCGAAAGTCAGCGCCCAAACTGCCATTACGAACTAGTGAACCCAGACACAGGGGTAAATTACGGTAAGCCCAAGTTGGGCTGGCGATACGATAAAAATACAATGTCTCGTTTAATTAACGAGGAACGTATTTTATGGCCAAAAGAACCTACGGGCAGACCACGTAGAAAAGTCTTTTTAAGCGAGATGAAAGATTCAACCACGGGTTTTTCTAGTGTGGTAGGTAAAGATATTTATACTCGGCATGGCTCTGCGGACATAGATGAAATATTTGGTGAGCGTAAGTTTGATTTTCCTAAACCAGTAGCATTTGTGAAATCACTATTGCAACAAGTAACAAATGAAGACAGTATAGTCTTGGATTCATTTTCTGGTACAGGTACAACCGCCCAAGCAGTCCTTGAGCTAAATAAAGACGATGGCGGAAATCGCAAGTTCGTCTTAGTTGAAATGGAAGATTACACCGACGAAATAACCGCAGAACGTGTCCGAAGGGTAATAAAAGGTATACCCAAGTCTAAGAACGAGAACTTAAAGCAGGGACTTGGCGGTACGTTCAGCTACTTTAAGCTAGGCGACCCGATAGAAACCGAAGGCATACTAGACGGCAGTAAATTACCAAGTTATCTTGAGTTAGCTCGGTACGTCTATTACACGGCAACCGGTGAAGAGTTTAACGAATCTAAGCTAAATGAAGGTACGGGTTTCATAGGGTCTTCTAAACACCATGACGTATATATGATTTACAAGCCTGACATTGAATACTTAAAGCAAACCGCCCTTACCCTCAATAAAGCACGTGAATTACGAAAAAAAGCTGGTAGCCGACCATTGCTAGTATTTGCTCCGACTAAATACGTTGAGAGCGGAGAGCTAGATGAGCTAAAGATAGATTTTTGCCAGTTACCGTTTGAGATATATAAGGTTGGTAAGTAA
- a CDS encoding DEAD/DEAH box helicase family protein, with translation MELREYQKKVTTKLSQYLTELVSERERFMRVLEADAELANDIHYPAKAWKKIGLEDYQKSFNGISQPTPNLYFKVPTGGGKTLLATHSIDLINKVYLNKQNGMVLWIVPTTQIYKQTLIALRDRNHPYRQVLDVSSGGKTLILEKTDRFTPDDVAENLCVMLLMLPSAARQSKETLKVFKDNSGYTEFFPAEDAYRLHEELMARVPNLDTFGEEGYIWGNLPKTSLGNTLKLLNPITIIDEGHKAYTENARNTIFGFNPSFVLELSATPPENANKLVEITGKELNDEEMIKLDLHLVNKTTAGWKETLAESVSMRADLETKAKEYEQNTDNHIRPITLVQVERTGKDQRDGNYIHAEDVKEYLIKQANIPEEQIAIKSSEKDDIEGIDLLSKDCSIRFIITKQALQEGWDCPFAYVLCALTKSQSETAMTQLIGRVLRQPYARKTGIKALDECYVYSFQHDTAKLVKGIKQNLEGEGLGDLVGRISVDTEDDGNPDFLQPKKTEYRDDFKKFAGKIFLPVFAIDDGLGWREVRYSTDILSRIKWSKASLGSLSQLVLMNKSTDDIAVSVSVDDDGKPVSRTVAERSYESKIDSEYIARQVIDIVPNPWVAYEIANKAVEIMLKDNDIEVLASNLVFFIEHLRALLLIERDRLAEEVFRSLLGSDELKLYLIGDTPLRSTATVRSKQRMRDLHDEELQRSLFDYVPSEDMNNLEEAVGLYLDEQEQLLWWYRNLAKADYRIQGWKPNRIYPDFLAAEQSSTDKTDYSKVYVLESKGDHLARNEDTEYKRTVLDLCNELAVETSWNELDTGQFDKVFHFEMLDEKSWKSQLNNLLTGKSETTMKTKRN, from the coding sequence ATGGAGCTGAGAGAGTACCAGAAAAAGGTAACAACAAAGCTCTCGCAGTATCTTACAGAGCTTGTTAGCGAACGAGAACGCTTTATGCGTGTACTGGAAGCTGACGCCGAATTAGCAAACGATATACATTACCCAGCAAAAGCTTGGAAAAAGATAGGGCTAGAAGACTACCAGAAATCTTTTAATGGCATAAGTCAGCCAACCCCTAATCTGTATTTCAAAGTACCTACTGGTGGCGGTAAGACCCTATTAGCAACTCATTCAATAGATCTTATAAATAAGGTATACCTTAATAAACAGAACGGTATGGTGCTCTGGATTGTCCCAACCACACAGATTTATAAGCAGACTTTAATTGCTCTAAGAGACCGTAATCACCCATACAGACAAGTGTTAGATGTTTCGAGTGGCGGAAAAACACTAATCTTAGAGAAAACCGACCGATTTACACCTGACGATGTAGCGGAAAATCTATGTGTAATGCTGTTAATGCTTCCATCCGCTGCACGTCAGAGTAAAGAGACACTAAAAGTCTTTAAAGATAACTCAGGTTATACTGAGTTCTTCCCTGCAGAAGATGCCTATAGGCTACACGAAGAGTTAATGGCTCGTGTGCCAAACCTAGACACGTTTGGAGAAGAGGGTTATATATGGGGCAATCTGCCCAAGACTTCACTCGGTAACACTCTGAAGCTATTGAACCCTATTACAATAATTGATGAAGGACATAAAGCTTATACTGAAAATGCTCGTAACACTATTTTCGGATTCAACCCTTCATTCGTATTAGAGCTATCAGCTACTCCGCCAGAAAATGCTAATAAATTGGTGGAGATAACGGGTAAAGAGCTCAATGATGAGGAGATGATTAAGCTAGATTTGCACTTAGTAAACAAGACAACTGCAGGCTGGAAAGAAACACTCGCAGAATCAGTTTCTATGCGTGCTGACCTTGAGACTAAGGCAAAAGAGTATGAGCAGAACACCGACAATCACATACGCCCCATCACTTTAGTCCAAGTAGAACGAACGGGTAAAGACCAAAGAGACGGCAATTATATACATGCTGAAGACGTTAAAGAATATCTTATTAAGCAAGCTAACATACCTGAAGAGCAAATAGCTATAAAGTCATCGGAAAAAGATGACATTGAGGGTATAGACCTTCTGTCTAAAGACTGCTCCATTAGGTTTATAATCACTAAGCAAGCCCTCCAAGAGGGTTGGGATTGTCCTTTTGCGTATGTCCTTTGTGCTCTTACTAAATCACAATCAGAAACTGCTATGACCCAGCTTATCGGTCGTGTGCTTCGCCAGCCTTATGCAAGAAAGACAGGAATCAAGGCTCTAGACGAATGTTACGTATATAGTTTCCAGCACGACACAGCCAAACTAGTAAAAGGCATTAAACAAAACCTAGAGGGCGAAGGACTTGGTGATTTAGTGGGTCGTATATCAGTAGATACTGAAGACGATGGCAACCCCGACTTTCTGCAACCGAAAAAGACTGAATACCGAGATGATTTTAAGAAGTTTGCAGGGAAGATATTTTTGCCAGTATTTGCCATTGACGACGGCTTAGGCTGGCGTGAGGTACGGTATTCAACCGACATTTTAAGCCGCATTAAGTGGTCTAAAGCTTCGTTAGGCTCTCTTTCACAATTAGTACTTATGAATAAGTCTACAGACGACATTGCAGTATCTGTAAGCGTAGATGATGATGGTAAGCCAGTGTCAAGGACAGTAGCAGAGCGTAGCTATGAATCTAAAATTGATAGTGAATATATAGCTAGGCAAGTTATTGATATTGTGCCGAACCCTTGGGTAGCGTATGAGATTGCCAATAAAGCAGTTGAAATAATGTTAAAAGATAATGATATTGAAGTACTAGCTAGTAATCTGGTCTTTTTTATAGAGCATCTGAGGGCTCTCTTGCTTATAGAGCGAGATAGACTAGCTGAAGAGGTATTTCGCTCTCTATTAGGCTCAGATGAGCTCAAGCTATACCTAATCGGCGATACACCGCTAAGGAGCACAGCTACAGTTCGCAGTAAGCAAAGAATGAGAGATCTTCACGATGAAGAGCTACAAAGAAGTTTATTTGATTATGTCCCAAGCGAGGACATGAATAATCTTGAGGAGGCTGTAGGTCTGTATTTAGACGAACAAGAGCAATTATTATGGTGGTACAGAAACTTGGCGAAGGCAGATTACCGTATTCAGGGCTGGAAGCCTAACCGTATTTACCCTGACTTTTTAGCTGCTGAACAGTCATCGACTGATAAAACAGACTACAGCAAGGTCTACGTCCTGGAATCAAAGGGCGACCATCTCGCTAGAAATGAAGACACCGAGTATAAGCGAACAGTTCTGGATTTATGCAATGAACTAGCAGTGGAGACTAGCTGGAATGAATTAGATACTGGTCAATTTGATAAAGTCTTTCACTTTGAGATGTTAGACGAAAAAAGCTGGAAATCTCAGCTCAATAACCTGCTTACTGGAAAGTCTGAGACAACCATGAAAACGAAAAGGAACTAA